Proteins encoded in a region of the Eschrichtius robustus isolate mEscRob2 chromosome 16, mEscRob2.pri, whole genome shotgun sequence genome:
- the SSTR5 gene encoding somatostatin receptor type 5, which translates to MEPLFPASPLTSWNASSAATGSGGENGTLAGLVPSPGARAVVVPVLYLLVCTVGLGGNALVIYVVLRHAKMKTVTNIYILNLAVADVLLMLGLPFVATQNAISYWPFGPVLCRLVMTLDGINQFTSIFCLTVMSVDRYMAVVHPIRSARWRRPRVAKLASAAVWAFSLVMSLPLVVFADIQEGWNTCNLSWPEPVGLWGAIFIIYTSVLGFFGPLLVICLCYLLIVVKLKASGMRVGSTRRRSERKVTRMVVVVVLVFVGCWLPFFIVNIVNLAFVLPEEPASAGAYFFVVVLSYANSCANPLLYGFLSDNFRQSFRKVLCLRKSYGTEDADATEPRPGQSSRLQEAMLPTRSCKANGLMQTSKL; encoded by the coding sequence ATGGAGCCTCTGTTCCCAGCCTCCCCACTGACCAGCTGGAATGCCTCCTCGGCAGCCACAGGCAGCGGCGGCGAGAATGGGACGCTGGCGGGGCTGGTGCCCTCACCGGGTGCCCGGGCGGTGGTGGTGCCCGTGCTCTACCTGCTGGTGTGCACAGTGGGGCTGGGCGGCAATGCGCTGGTCATCTACGTGGTGCTGCGCCACGCCAAGATGAAGACAGTCACCAACATCTACATCCTCAACCTGGCCGTGGCCGACGTGCTCCTCATGCTGGGGCTGCCCTTCGTGGCCACGCAGAACGCCATCTCCTACTGGCCCTTTGGCCCCGTGCTCTGCCGCCTGGTCATGACGCTGGACGGCATCAACCAGTTCACCAGCATCTTCTGCCTGACTGTCATGAGCGTGGACCGCTACATGGCCGTGGTCCACCCCATCCGCTCCGCCCGCTGGCGCCGCCCTCGGGTGGCCAAGCTGGCCAGCGCCGCGGTCTGGGCCTTCTCTCTGGTCATGTCACTGCCGCTGGTGGTGTTTGCGGACATCCAGGAGGGGTGGAACACCTGCAACCTCAGCTGGCCGGAGCCTGTGGGCCTGTGGGGCGCCATCTTCATCATCTACACGTCCGTGCTAGGCTTCTTTGGGCCGCTACTGGTCATCTGCCTGTGCTACCTGCTCATCGTGGTGAAGCTGAAGGCGTCGGGCATGCGCGTGGGCTCCACGCGGCGGCGCTCAGAGCGCAAGGTGACCcgcatggtggtggtggtggtgctggtgttCGTGGGCTGCTGGCTGCCCTTCTTCATCGTCAACATCGTCAACCTGGCCTTTGTGCTGCCCGAGGAGCCCGCCTCCGCCGGCGCCTACTTCTTTGTGGTCGTGCTGTCCTATGCCAACAGCTGCGCCAACCCCTTGCTCTACGGCTTCCTCTCCGACAACTTCCGCCAGAGCTTCCGGAAGGTTCTGTGCCTCCGCAAGAGCTACGGCACTGAGGACGCGGATGCCACGGAGCCGCGGCCGGGCCAGAGCAGCCGGCTGCAGGAGGCCATGCTGCCCACACGCAGCTGCAAGGCCAACGGGCTCATGCAGACCAGCAAGCTGTGA